Genomic DNA from Campylobacter concisus:
TTAGCAAGCTTAGTTGATTTATCTTTGCACTTGCTTGTAGGGTTGCTTGATAAGATAGTGAAAGCTGCGTAAATTTCAGATATGACTCCGCATAGTCTGCGTCAATTACATCATTTTTAACAGTTAGCACATTCACTTTCATTACTTCGGCTCGCTCTTTTGTAGCTGTTAAAAGTCTTGATTGAGAGCCGATCTTTGTAAGCTCTTTATTTGCATGATCTATTAAATGATCAAGCCTTTGTAATGCACCTTGCATGCCGGTATTTCGTGGGTCATTGCTATCTGCATCAGCTCTATAATATCCCTTTCTAACAGCTTCGATCATATTATCAAGGTCTTGAAAAACGCTCGTACTTGGCTCATCGATAGTTAAAGCATTATTTTCGTTAAAACTAAATACTGAGCCCTTGCCTTGAGGATGGCTTGCAGCGCCGGCTGTGTTCATACCAGTGCTATCTCCGTCAAATATATCTCCATTTTTCGCATCATACATAGTTAGCTCTATATTTGTGACAGATTTTGTCTTGTCAGTTAGCACCATCCTGCCTTTATCATCTAAATTTACCTCTACTGCGCCTTTAGTCTTTGACAAAGCCTCTTTATAGGCGTTGTAGTTTTGATCTCTTTTTACCTTTTCTATATCTGTATCAAAATTTGCATTTTCTACGTTTTGAGGATCAGGGATATTATCGCTTGCCGCCATAGCAACGATATCCATGAGCTGCCTATAAGTAAAATCACTAGCATAAGTTCTGTAACTTCCAAACTCATCTGAGTTATAAACAGTTAAAGTCCTAGGTCCAGAAGGCGTGCCACCTGGTGGTGTAGATGTTATTTCAAATTGCACTGGAGTATTTGTACCCCCTGCTGTGCCCATTTTTACCTTTATGTCATATTTTGTGCCGGTGATTGACTTTACTTGTAAATTTATCTCTTGGTTGTCGATATTAAAAAGCTCTCTCTTTCTAGCATCAACATCTTTTGGATATAAATTTCTATCGTAACTCTCTTTTGTACCAGAAACTTCGCTTAGCTTTGTCTGATCTGTTGCATATTCGCCCGTTCTTCTAGCTACTTGAGGTAAATTCGCGATTAGCTCATTATCCTTTCTCTCAAATCTAACCTTATCATAGTCAAATGCATTTGTCGCATTTCCATCTTTATCGGTATATTTGCTCTTTACAAATTCAGTGATATGAACCGTTTTTGGAACATTATTTGCCATTGTTTCAAGATCTTTAAGAGAATTTACCGTATCAAGCCTGTTATTTTGAGCGATTGCACCGCGGTTTGGTGCTACAGATGTGGCTGCAACCATATGAAAGTCAATAGTTTGATTACCTTTAGTAAGATCTTTTATATTAAATTGTCCATCGTTATTTATGCTTACATCAACAACTTTTGTTGTTTTTGTATTGCCAAATTCCATGCCGATTTTTTCCATAAGTCCAGCCATGGTTGTATTTGCACTCATCTTAAATTTGCTAGTAAATGTCGTGCCATCTGGCTTTTTGCCTTGCATGAAAAAATATGTATCCGGAAAATTTACATTTGAATTATCTAAAAAATCATAATCTGGATTTATTGTTCCATTGTAAGAGCCATCACTTCTAACCACTGAATCACTAGCGTAATTTAGTCCGATCATATTTTTTATCTTGCTGTTATCGTTTAGAAATTTTGGCGCATAGGCGATGTCGGTTCTAGTTTGATCAGCCAAACGAACATTTGTGGTCAAAATTTTACTGTAATCACCATCTTTTCCTAAAAATAGATCATATCCTGGGATATTGTAAGGAAGCTCAACCTGAGCACCGGCTGATGTTTTCATATAATCACGGTTGCCTTGATACTTTCCTGCACCATCTATTGGCTTTGTATCAACAGCGCTTCCAGAAAACAAAAACTGCCCATTAACCGAAGTGTTTGCAATATTCACAAGGTGATTTTTTATACCTTGAAGATCATTTGCTAAAGCCTCTAGCGATGTCTTGCTATGCACGCTGCTAGCTGCTTGGACTACTTTTGTCTTAAAATTTTCAAGCTGTTTTTCAAACTCTTGCAATGCATTATCTGTATTTTTTGAGAAATTTACAGATTTACCAGTGGCATCAACTACTTGAGTGAGAGTAGTCGCTTCATAATCAAGCCTCATTGCATCATTATAAGTCGCAGCACCATCGTATGGATCTTGAATTTTCAAACCATTTGAGAGCTGCTTGTAGCTTTTATTTACACCAGTCATATTTTTTTGGTAGTCATGCAAAGTCTGACTAAAACGTAGTTGGTTTGTTATTCTCATAATTTTTTCCTAAATTTTTATTCACTCTAAGCAAAAATGATTCCGCTTGTTTTTATATCGGTAAAAATTTGATTTTTTTTAGCACAAAAAGTTTATTGTATAATCCAACAAAAATTTATATATAAAATAGGTAAGAAAAATGGCATTAAAAATTCTCTTTTCTCCAAGCGAAAGTAAAATTTCTCTAAATACAAATAATAAATTTAATGGTAAGGATTTGATGTTTCCAGAACTTTTTGACAAAAGAGTTGAAATTTTAAACAAATACGATGAGTTTTTAAAAAACGCAAATTTAGACGAGATAAAAAAGCTTTTTGGACTAAAAGAGCTTGAAGAGAGCAAGCAGTTGCGAGAAAGTCTATCTCAAAAAGGCAGCATAAAAGCTATTTTAAGGTATGATGGTGTGGCTTATAAGCATCTAAACTATCGTGGTTTAGACAATGAGGTACAAAAATATATAGATAATAATGTTTTAATATTTTCAAATTTATTTGGGCCTATCTTAGCAAAAGATGAGATACCAGAATACAAACTAAAGCAAGGTGAAAAGCTAGGTGGCTTTGAAATTTCAAAATTTTATGAAAAAAATTTTAGTAAAGCGGTTAATGATTTTTTGCAAAATGATGAGATTTTAGACCTTAGAGCTAAGTTTTATGAAAAATTTTACACTATAAAAAAAGAATACATAACTTTTTGTTTTGTAAAAAATAAAAAAATAGTGAGTCATCACGCAAAAGCGTATAGAGGCGAAGTCTTGCGCCAGATAGCAAATAAACTTATAAAAAATAAAAATGAACTAATGAGCTTAAATTTTAAAAATTTAAGGCTTATTGATATGAAAAAGATTGGTCTAAAGACCGAGCTTATGTTTGAAATTTGCGAGTAAATTTTTAAAAAAATTGTATTTTTTGTTAAAAAAACGTAAAAAAGAGCTAAATTTAGGGAAAAAGTATTGTATTTTTTTTTAAAAGAGTGTAATATAGCCACATAACTTCTTAAAAGGATGGTTCATGAAAAAAGCTGAATTTATTCAAGCTGTTGCCGATAAGGCTGGTCTTTCAAAAAAAGATACTCTAAAAGTTGTTGATGCTACTTTGGAGACAATCCAAGCAGTTCTTGAAAAAGGCGATACAATTAGCTTTATAGGCTTTGGTACTTTCGGTACTGCTGACAGAGCTGCAAGAAAAGCTAGAGTTCCTGGAACTAAAAAAGTTATCGACGTTCCTGCTAGCAAAGCAGTTAAATTCAAAGTTGGCAAAAAACTTAAAGAAGCAGTTGCTGCTGGTGCTGCTAAAAAAGGTAAAAAGAAATAATTTTCTTTTTCGGGGAGCAACTCTCCCCTTTTTCCTCTCACACAAAATTTAAATTTCAATCTTACTTTAGCCCGAGTGGTGAAACTGGTAGACGCGCCAGACTCAAAATCTGGTAAGGGCAACCTTGTGTCGGTTCGAGTCCGACCTCGGGCACCATTTATAAACCTAAATACTTTCTAAATTTATCCGATATTATCTACAACATCTTTAAAAAGGATTTTAGATGAATATTGCATCATTGAAATATAACTTTATAAATTTAAAAGATTTAGAAAATCCTACAGATATGCTCCATGCCTTTAAGGATAAACAAGGTTTAGAGATAAATAACGAACAAATTTCAAGTCTAAAAGAAAGTATAAAGACGGGCAAAGTTATAAATATCACTGATGCCGAGATCAAAGAGCAAAATAGACACAAAATCCTACAAAAAGTAGAAGAAATTTTAAATAACTACTCAAAAAATCTCATCTACAGCAACAATAAAATTCACTCCGATGAGCTTTCTAGAGGCTATCATTTTAATGAAAATGCCTACTTTAAAAATATAAAAGCTTCAGATAGTAGCAGCATGCTATCTACACTAAAAAGTGGATACTTAGAAAATACAAAATTTAAAAATTTAAACGATTACGCTTACTCAAACACTCTAAAAACAAAATATGGCGAGGTAGAAGTATTTTTAGATATTTACGGCGACAACGATAAACTTGGCACCACAAAATTAGAAAATAATAGCTATCTTTTTAGCTTTGATAGCAACAATGACGGTGTACTAGATCAAAAAGACATGCTATTTGATAAGCTAAAAGTAAGGGGTTATGACAAAGACGGAAATGAAAAAATAGCAAATTTAAGCGATGTGATGCCAAGGGTTGATCTTAGGCAGTTTATCAGCACAAATGTCATAAATCACAACCAAATAGAAAGAGAAGAGCTAAATCGTAAAGCAACGATCACAAATAATCCCGATCTTTACGTGGATACAAAAGATATTGATTATAGACACTCTTACTACGCCTCAGATCCAAATACTTTGTTCGCTGCAGAAAACAGATATGAAAAGATAGAGAAAAATGATATAAATAATTTCTTTAAAAAATATGCCCAAAATGACGGCTGGGTCGATCTAAGACACAATAACATCTTTGGCAAAGATAGCTCTTTTAAAAATTTTGCCTATCTTAAAGTGGGTTTTGATGATACTGCAAGATTAAGTGAGTTTAATCCGATCATTGAACCAAGTAAAGATTACAAAAAAGATGAAAATTTCTCATATACAAAATTTCAAAAAGATAGTTTTATGAAATTTTACAAAGATTATAACGCTGAGTTTGACGCATACAACAAAATGATAGAAAATATTGGCGATAGTTTAAAGAAATTTGATGAAAATGCGGACGCTTATATATCAAAGCTTGAAAAGACAAAATCAGCCAAAATGATCGCGATGAAAAATGAATTTAAACAAGCAACTGGACTTGAGTTTAGTATCTCGAATTTAAAAAAAGTAAAAAAGGCTTTTATAACAAATGAAGCCACAGCTGCCACATCTTTACAAGATAGCGATAGCGTCATAGCTATGAAGCTAAACAAAGATGGCACCATAAGGCTAAAATTTGATAGTGGTAGAGAGATAGACGTAAAAGAGCTTTATAACGATACTGGCAAGCTAAATACATCAAGTGAGCTAAAAACTAGCATAAATTTAGAGGCAAAAGAGATGAATAATGTGCAGCTAAATAGCTTAGATTTTAAAGATATTGGCTTCATGCAAGGTGATAAAATCGTAAGCCTAAAAGATGCTGGAGCGATCGCTATTGTCAATCTATCTAATAAATTTGAGAGTAAATTTTTAATCAGTCTAAATAATGGCAAAAGCATATCTACAAGAGAAATTTATAATATCAGCTATCTTGAAAATGATTTAAAGAGTAAAGAAAAGATAGATGAGAGAGATAAATTTTATAAAAAGGTTGATATTAAGGCATAAATTTTGAGAGCAAATTTTAAAAAAGGTTTATTGTAATTTAATCTTATGGGTCCTATAATCAATTTTCCGTAAAAATTTAGATTTAAAAGAGAAATGCTATGAACTTCACTCCACTTTTTGCAATTTTTTTCATAATCGCAACTGGTTTTTTTGCTAAAAAAGTCGGCATTGTTGAGCAAAAGCACTCGATCCCATTCGTGGATTTTGTCCTTTGTTTTGCAATGCCTGCGCTAATCTTTGACAAAATTTATCACGTAAACGTCGATGTTTCGCTCATAAATACAATTTTAATTGGCTTTGGCTCAACAGCTATCAGTGCTGTCATGGCATTGGTGCTTGGTAAGATCTTTAAATTTACCAAAGTAACAACTGTTAGTATGGTCATGCTAAGCCTTTTTGGTAATACCCTATTTGTCGGTATGCCTGTCATTCAAGGCTTCTTTGGCGATGCAATGGTAAATGAGGTCATCTTTTACGATCAAATAGCCACTGGTATCCCACTTTCGATCCTTGGGCCGCTTATTCTCTCTTTTGCTGCACCAGAGAAGGTTTCATTATTTCAAAATACGATGAAAATTTTAAAATTTCCGCCATTTATCGCGCTTATTATGGCTCTTATCTTAAAAGAAGTCCCTTTGCCTGAGTTTATCTTTGCTCCACTTAGGATGTTTGAAGGTAGCGTTACTCCGGTAGCACTTTTTGCGATTGGTGTTGGACTTAACTTTAGCAGCATCACAAGCTCATATAAAGGCGTTAGCGTTGTGCTTTTGTGTAAGATGATCTTGCCAGCTATCATATTTTTCATCATATTAAAATTTTCAGGTATCCAGATGAACAAAACTTGGGTCGTTGGTCTCTTTCAGTGCGCTATGCCAACATCAGCCCTTGCAAGTGCGATGGTCATAAAAGCTGGCCTTGATAGCTCGCTAGCCATCTCATCAGTGGCCATAGGCGTGCTTTTTTCATTTATCACGCTTCCAGTTATATATTTTGTATTTGCGTAAATTCACACTCACTTAACACTAAAGAGATAGTATTTCATCATATTTCATTTAAAGGAGACGTTATGAAGAAATTACTACTAGTTGCACTTGGTGCTATGTTTATGCTTGGTGGTCTTGCAAATGCTACTGAAATGATGAAAAAAGATGACATGGGCAAAGACGAGATGATGAAGAAAGAGCAGATGATGAAAGATGACATGGGCAAAAAACCCATGATAAAAAAAGATGAGATGAAAAAAGATGACATGGGCATGAAAGACGAAATGAAAAAAGACGACATGGGTATGAAAAAAGACGAAATGAAAAAAGGCATGTAAAGGTGCTTAATGGTTAGAATTTTGCTCGTTGAAGATGATGAAATTTTACTTGATCTCATCAGTGAGTATCTAAGCGAAAATGGATATGAGGTCACTACTTCAGATAATGCCAAAGAAGCGCTTGATCTCGCCTACGAGCAAAATTTCGACCTGCTTATACTTGACGTCAAACTCCCACAAGGAGATGGCTTTTCACTTCTTTCTTCCTTAAGAGAGCTAGGTGTTAGCGCACCTAGCATCTTTACCACTTCACTAAACACCATTGATGATCTTGAAAAAGGCTACAAAAGTGGCTGCGACGACTATCTAAAAAAGCCATTTGAGCTAAAAGAGCTGCTTATCCGCATACAAGCACTTCTAAAGAGAAATTTCTCACATCACAGTGGAGATGCGATCAAAATTTCAAGCGAATTTAGCTTTCATCCACAGAGCAAGACACTAAGCAAAGATGGCAAAAATGTAAATATCTCTAGTAAAGAGAGTGACCTACTCGCCCTATTTTTGCAAAACAAAGGCAAAATTTTAACCAAAGATGAAATTTTTAATAAAATTTGGAAATTTGACGAGGAGCCAAGCGAGCTTAGCCTTCGTGTCTATATCAAAAATTTACGCCAAATTTTAGGCAAAGATGCTATTTTAAATAGGCGTGGGGACGGCTATATCTATGTCTGAAAAGACGCAAATTTTATTTAAAATTTTATCCCTCTATCTTGTTAGCTCTGTGCTATTTTTAGGATATTTTTTCATACATGACTATAAAAACAAAAAAGAAACGCTCATTTTAAACGAGGTGAAGTCTTTAAAAGAGATAAAAATGGGCATTTACATGAAAGCTAGAATGAATGGACTTGATTCAATTTCAAGTCTAACAAAAGAAAAAGGCGTGCATGCTTGCATCGTGCTAAAAAATGGTGAGAAAATTTATAAAGACTTTGACTGCCAAAAAATCGACAAAAGCAAAAATGTAAATTTGATCGGCGGCAAGGTCGCGATATTTGAAAAGATCCAGTACATGGACGACAACACTACAGACGAGCTCTCACACGCAGATATTTTTCTAGTTGGTAAAGATATCAAGGCTAAAATTTTATCTTTACAAATTTCAACCACGCTAAAGGCGCTCTTTTTCTTTTTTGCCCTGCTCTTTGTCGCCTTTTATCTCGCAAAACTAAGCCTAAGACCGCTTTATGAAAAGATAGATACGCTAAACCGCTTTATAAAAGACTCAACACACGAGATAAACACGCCTCTAAGCGTCATCTCGATGAGCATAGAAACGGCTGATCTTGACAACCTAAATGAGCGAAATTTAAAGCGTTTTAATAATATCAGTCTTGCCGCAAAGAGCCTAAATAACATTTATGACGCGCTCGTTCATCTAAGCTTTAACCTAGATAAGCCTAGCAAAAAAGAGATCATAGATCTAAATTTACTAACCACACAAAGACTGAACTATTTCTCGCCATTTTTTGCCAAACGCGGACTTGAGATAGATACTAGCCTAAAGCCAAGCTTTATAAATGCAAATCTTGGGGATGTGAGCAAAATTTTAGACAACCTTCTTAGCAACGCCTCCAAATATGCAGCACCAAATTCAAAAGTACACATCACTTTAGAGCCAAATTTCTTTAGCATAAGTAACACCGGTCGAGGCATCAGCAAAGAGGATCAGATGAAAATTTTTGATCGTTACACGAGATTTAACGACGATCAAGGCGGCTTTGGCATAGGGCTAAATTTAGTTAAAGAGTGTTGCAAGAAAAATGATATCGTCGTAAAATGCCAAAGCGAACTTGATGGCGAGACTACGTTTTTGCTCTCTTGGTAGAGCTAAATTTTAAAACAACCCTACTTTAAATAATAAAATTTATTAAAAAAGATAATTTATGTCCAAAATTTATTTTTGATAAATTTTATTAATATTATAATCCTTTTACAAAATCTTAATCAAGGAGAAAAGTATGAAACTACTAGAAAAATATGGGCTTTTCATAAATGGTGAGTGGCGTGACGCAAAAGACGGCGCTACACTTGATGCAAAAAATCCAGCAAACGGCGAGCACCTCGCAAAGATCGCAGATGCTACTGAAGAAGATGTAAATGACGCAGTTCGTGCTGCACGTGAGGCTTTTAAGAAATTTAAACACACCACAATTAGCGAGCGTGCAAAGCTTTTAAATAAGATCGCTGATATCATCGATGAAAACAAAGAGCACTTGGCAAAAGTCGAGAGCATGGATAACGGCAAGCCGATCCGCGAGACGCTAAATGTAGATATCCCTTTTGCGGCAGAGCATTTTAGATACTTTGCTGGCGTTATCATGGGCGAAGAAGGCAGCGCAAACGTACTTGACGAGAAGCAACTCTCTATCGTTTTACGCGAGCCAATAGGCGTCGTGGGTCAGATCGTACCTTGGAATTTTCCGTTTTTAATGGCAGCTTGGAAGCTAGCTCCAGTGATCGCAGCAGGCGATGCGAGTGTATTTAAGCCATCAAGCGAGACAAGCCTAAGCGTGCTTGAGCTATTTAGACTGATAGATAAAATTTTGCCAAAAGGTTTAATAAACATCATAACTGGCAAAGGTAGCAAGAGTGGCGAATGGATCAAAAATCATCCAGGCCTTGATAAGCTAGCATTTACTGGCTCAACCGAGATCGGCCGCGATATCGCCATAGCTGCTGCTCGCCGTATCATCCCAGCTACACTTGAGCTTGGCGGCAAGAGCGCAAATATCTTCTTTAGCGACGCAAATTTAGACAAGGCACTTGACGGCCTTCAGCTTGGCATTTTGTTTAACCAAGGTCAAGTTTGCTGCGCAGGATCGAGAATTTTTGTAGAAGAGAGCTTTTATGAGAAATTTATAGAGGCTGCGGTGAAGAAATTTAGCACTATAAAAGTTGGCGATCCGTTAGATCCTAGCACTCAAATGGGCTCACAAATCAATAAAAAACAAGCTGAGCAGATCTTAGAGTACGTCGAGATCGGCAAAAAAGAAGGTGCAAAAGTGGCAGTTGGTGGTAAAGCCTACACAGCAAATGGTTGCGACAAAGGCGCATTTGTAGAGCCAACGTTGTTAGTTGATGTGACAAACGACATGAGAGTGGCTCAAGAAGAAATTTTTGGCCCAGTTGGCGTTGTCATTAAATTTAAAGATGAAGCCGAGCTTATCAAAATGGTAAATGATAGCGAATACGGCCTAGGTGGCGGAATTTTCACACAAGACATCACAAAGGCACTTCGTGTTGCAAGGTCTATGGAGACTGGTAGAGTCTGGATCAACACCTACAACCAAATCCCAGCAGGAAGCCCATTTGGCGGCTATAAAAACTCAGGTATCGGCCGCGAAACACACAAGATAATACTTGAGCACTACACTCAGATGAAAAACATCATGATCGATCTTACTGGTAAGGTCAGCGGCTTTTACGCACAATGATTTTAGGGAGCTTAGGCTCCCTTCTACTTTAAATTCCTTAAATTTTAAATATCTTTTACTAGGTTTTAACTTTATATATCACTAGCATTACGCCAATATAGTACAGCTATACAAAAGTGTTTTCTTAACACTACATTTTTAAGCTTAATAGACTAAAATTTGGCACAAAGGAGAAAAATTGAGTGAGCAAATTTATATCATAGGCGATGTGCATGGCTGTTTTAACACACTTTTAGAGCTTATCAAGCAGTTTCCAGACAAAGAAAAATCACAAATTTGCTTTGTCGGAGATGTGATAGATCGGGGGCTTTTTAGTTGCGATGTAGTCGAGCTTATCATACAAAATAACTATAAAATGGTAATGGGAAATCATGAGCGCAGGCTGCTAAGTAATAAAGACTTCTTTTTAAAAAACAAAATACCATTTGATACAAGTTGGTTTTACAATAATGGTGGCGAAGAAACATACAGATCATACCTAGCTCAAAGCGTGGGGTTCAAGCAAAGGCACATAGAATTTTTAGAAAACATTCCAGTATATTTAGAGTTTAAAGACCACAAAAACCAAAATGGCGAGCATTTGGTCGTTTCGCACTCGGCTGTTGGCAAATTTTGGACTTTAAGAGATGATGATAGCTCAAGAGATGAGTTTAGAAGGCATGTACTATCAGGCAGAGGCGATATGATGCAAGTTGAAGGCATATTTAATGTCTATGGCCATACACCAGTGCGTGAGGCTAAGCTCTATACAAATAGCGCCAATATCGATACGGGATGTGTTTTTAATGAAGAAGGATATGACAAACTAAGCGCCTTAGAATTTCCATCGATGAAAATTTATACGCAAAAAAATGTTGAAAATTTTAATAAACAAGGATAAAAAATGTGGTTTTCTAAAAAGAGCTCTAGCTTTGCAAGCAGAGTTGATAAATTTTGGAGCGAGTTTGGCAAAAATTTAGACGCCATCAAACAAAATTTAGAAGATAAAAATTTTGAAGCTGCAAGCAAAATGACCGAAGAGGCGCTAAATTTATGTTTGGTTGATCCAACTTTTATGATAGGCCTTATTGATGGAAAGATCGATCTAGTACTCACTCCAGAAGGACTCAAACATAGGCTTTTGTGGCTTAAATTTATCAAATCGCGCATGCCAAAAGAGTATGAAGCAAAGCTTACTTGTACACTTGGCAAACCACGTGCGCCACGAAACGTCGCTACTATACAAATGTATGGCGTAAGCGTTGATGCAAATGAGGTCATGGTCTATGCAAATTTTAACGACAAAAGCGTGGATATGTGCCTATATAACGAAACTCTAAGCAAGCTTAAAAGCGAAGATGAAAATAAGGCTTATACATTATCGCTCATACTTTGTGACAACGTAGTTGGCGAGATGATCATGATAAATATGCTTGGAGAGTTTGAGATAATAGACGAGCCAAGAGAAAAAGGCGTGCCGCTGATCGACTTTGCCGATCTTATAGATGATAAATTTGGTAAAGAAGCCTCAAACGAGCCGCTTAAGAATTTTATGGTCTATGAGCTAGAGCCTCGTTCAAATGAGTTACGTGACGACGTTTTCACAGGATTTACATCTCTTAGCGAGCTACTAAACGAATACTACGACGGTGCAAGCGATACTTATAACGAAGCTTTTGAGCTTGGCATAAATTTTTGCTTTTTAGCCATATCTCACGGTGGCGACATACAGATTGGCGTTGATAGCAAAAACAAAATTTCAGATGCGCTAAAGGAGAGTGAAATTTGCGAGATCATAGGTGAAGCAAATGGCGAGATGCGATCTTACATAGATCTTATCTGCTTTGACAAAGATGAGCTAGAGAAAAAGGCTAAAGAATTTGGCAAAGAACTTGGCGTAAAGATAGAAATTTGCGAGTTTAAACGCTGATTTTGCATAATATTCTACATAAAATAATACAAATCATACTAGCTGGTAAATTTATAAAAATATATTGCCAGCTGGTACTAACTATTAAATTTGTCTTTTAAATTTTGAGCTATTTGAAAGATAAGCACAAAGCTTTAGCCCATATAAAAAGATGATCCACGATATATATATCCAAACAAAGAAGAAAAGCACGGCTGAAAACGAGCCATAGACGCTTAGATAGGTCTTGTTGTAAAGGACATAATAGACAAAGGCTGACTTGCCAATATACCAGACGAGCGAGGCAGCAAATGAGCTAAAAAGTGCGCTTTTAAACTTTATCTCGTCATTTACAGAGATGAGATATGTGATGCAAAATATCGCCCAGATGATGAGATATGGGAATATGCTTAAAAAATTTATCGAGTTTGTGATCACATTTGAGTTTAGCATCTCTTGAATGAGGCTTGAGAGATAAAAACTGCCAGCAAGACCAAGTGGCGCGAGCGTGATAAGCGTCCAATACGAGCTAAGTGCCGACCAAAATCCTCTAGCCTTACTTGCACGTGTCACT
This window encodes:
- a CDS encoding flagellin, whose product is MRITNQLRFSQTLHDYQKNMTGVNKSYKQLSNGLKIQDPYDGAATYNDAMRLDYEATTLTQVVDATGKSVNFSKNTDNALQEFEKQLENFKTKVVQAASSVHSKTSLEALANDLQGIKNHLVNIANTSVNGQFLFSGSAVDTKPIDGAGKYQGNRDYMKTSAGAQVELPYNIPGYDLFLGKDGDYSKILTTNVRLADQTRTDIAYAPKFLNDNSKIKNMIGLNYASDSVVRSDGSYNGTINPDYDFLDNSNVNFPDTYFFMQGKKPDGTTFTSKFKMSANTTMAGLMEKIGMEFGNTKTTKVVDVSINNDGQFNIKDLTKGNQTIDFHMVAATSVAPNRGAIAQNNRLDTVNSLKDLETMANNVPKTVHITEFVKSKYTDKDGNATNAFDYDKVRFERKDNELIANLPQVARRTGEYATDQTKLSEVSGTKESYDRNLYPKDVDARKRELFNIDNQEINLQVKSITGTKYDIKVKMGTAGGTNTPVQFEITSTPPGGTPSGPRTLTVYNSDEFGSYRTYASDFTYRQLMDIVAMAASDNIPDPQNVENANFDTDIEKVKRDQNYNAYKEALSKTKGAVEVNLDDKGRMVLTDKTKSVTNIELTMYDAKNGDIFDGDSTGMNTAGAASHPQGKGSVFSFNENNALTIDEPSTSVFQDLDNMIEAVRKGYYRADADSNDPRNTGMQGALQRLDHLIDHANKELTKIGSQSRLLTATKERAEVMKVNVLTVKNDVIDADYAESYLKFTQLSLSYQATLQASAKINQLSLLNYLN
- a CDS encoding YaaA family protein; its protein translation is MALKILFSPSESKISLNTNNKFNGKDLMFPELFDKRVEILNKYDEFLKNANLDEIKKLFGLKELEESKQLRESLSQKGSIKAILRYDGVAYKHLNYRGLDNEVQKYIDNNVLIFSNLFGPILAKDEIPEYKLKQGEKLGGFEISKFYEKNFSKAVNDFLQNDEILDLRAKFYEKFYTIKKEYITFCFVKNKKIVSHHAKAYRGEVLRQIANKLIKNKNELMSLNFKNLRLIDMKKIGLKTELMFEICE
- a CDS encoding HU family DNA-binding protein, which encodes MKKAEFIQAVADKAGLSKKDTLKVVDATLETIQAVLEKGDTISFIGFGTFGTADRAARKARVPGTKKVIDVPASKAVKFKVGKKLKEAVAAGAAKKGKKK
- a CDS encoding response regulator, producing the protein MNIASLKYNFINLKDLENPTDMLHAFKDKQGLEINNEQISSLKESIKTGKVINITDAEIKEQNRHKILQKVEEILNNYSKNLIYSNNKIHSDELSRGYHFNENAYFKNIKASDSSSMLSTLKSGYLENTKFKNLNDYAYSNTLKTKYGEVEVFLDIYGDNDKLGTTKLENNSYLFSFDSNNDGVLDQKDMLFDKLKVRGYDKDGNEKIANLSDVMPRVDLRQFISTNVINHNQIEREELNRKATITNNPDLYVDTKDIDYRHSYYASDPNTLFAAENRYEKIEKNDINNFFKKYAQNDGWVDLRHNNIFGKDSSFKNFAYLKVGFDDTARLSEFNPIIEPSKDYKKDENFSYTKFQKDSFMKFYKDYNAEFDAYNKMIENIGDSLKKFDENADAYISKLEKTKSAKMIAMKNEFKQATGLEFSISNLKKVKKAFITNEATAATSLQDSDSVIAMKLNKDGTIRLKFDSGREIDVKELYNDTGKLNTSSELKTSINLEAKEMNNVQLNSLDFKDIGFMQGDKIVSLKDAGAIAIVNLSNKFESKFLISLNNGKSISTREIYNISYLENDLKSKEKIDERDKFYKKVDIKA
- a CDS encoding AEC family transporter: MNFTPLFAIFFIIATGFFAKKVGIVEQKHSIPFVDFVLCFAMPALIFDKIYHVNVDVSLINTILIGFGSTAISAVMALVLGKIFKFTKVTTVSMVMLSLFGNTLFVGMPVIQGFFGDAMVNEVIFYDQIATGIPLSILGPLILSFAAPEKVSLFQNTMKILKFPPFIALIMALILKEVPLPEFIFAPLRMFEGSVTPVALFAIGVGLNFSSITSSYKGVSVVLLCKMILPAIIFFIILKFSGIQMNKTWVVGLFQCAMPTSALASAMVIKAGLDSSLAISSVAIGVLFSFITLPVIYFVFA
- a CDS encoding pyruvate kinase, which produces MKKLLLVALGAMFMLGGLANATEMMKKDDMGKDEMMKKEQMMKDDMGKKPMIKKDEMKKDDMGMKDEMKKDDMGMKKDEMKKGM
- a CDS encoding response regulator transcription factor → MVRILLVEDDEILLDLISEYLSENGYEVTTSDNAKEALDLAYEQNFDLLILDVKLPQGDGFSLLSSLRELGVSAPSIFTTSLNTIDDLEKGYKSGCDDYLKKPFELKELLIRIQALLKRNFSHHSGDAIKISSEFSFHPQSKTLSKDGKNVNISSKESDLLALFLQNKGKILTKDEIFNKIWKFDEEPSELSLRVYIKNLRQILGKDAILNRRGDGYIYV
- a CDS encoding sensor histidine kinase translates to MSEKTQILFKILSLYLVSSVLFLGYFFIHDYKNKKETLILNEVKSLKEIKMGIYMKARMNGLDSISSLTKEKGVHACIVLKNGEKIYKDFDCQKIDKSKNVNLIGGKVAIFEKIQYMDDNTTDELSHADIFLVGKDIKAKILSLQISTTLKALFFFFALLFVAFYLAKLSLRPLYEKIDTLNRFIKDSTHEINTPLSVISMSIETADLDNLNERNLKRFNNISLAAKSLNNIYDALVHLSFNLDKPSKKEIIDLNLLTTQRLNYFSPFFAKRGLEIDTSLKPSFINANLGDVSKILDNLLSNASKYAAPNSKVHITLEPNFFSISNTGRGISKEDQMKIFDRYTRFNDDQGGFGIGLNLVKECCKKNDIVVKCQSELDGETTFLLSW